A genomic region of Salvelinus alpinus chromosome 12, SLU_Salpinus.1, whole genome shotgun sequence contains the following coding sequences:
- the LOC139535574 gene encoding PRA1 family protein 3-like, with protein MAKVELTPLRPWDDFFPSSDRFAKPDVRDLPKWNNRVVNNLLYYQTNYLAMAVMVFLIVGFLNPMEMFMGMAVVSLVFLGSVWAGENKAMIKDFKRQNPTLFVMAVMLASYFLMSLFDGVMVFIFGITFPLLLIFAHASFRLRNMKNKLENKMEGAGLKKSPIGILLDALGQQEESLQKIQEFLEGKLKEG; from the exons ATGGCCAAGGTAGAACTCACACCGCTGAGACCCTGGGACGATTTCTTCCCAAGTTCTGACCGATTTGCTAAACCAGACGTGAGAGATTTACCTAAATGGAACAACAGGGTTGTCAACAACTTGCTTTACTATCAGACGAACTATTTGGCGATGGCTGTCATGGTTTTCCTTATTGTGGG GTTCCTGAACCCTATGGAGATGTTCATGGGCATGGCGGTGGTGTCGTTGGTCTTCCTGGGCTCAGTGTGGGCTGGAGAGAATAAGGCCATGATCAAGGACTTTAAGAGGCAGAACCCCACATTATTTGTCATGGCAGTGATGCTTGCCAGCTACTTCCTCATGTCTCTCTTCGATGGCGTCATGGTCTTCATATTTGGGATCACGTTTCCTCTTCTct TGATCTTTGCACATGCCTCATTTCGCCTTCGCAACATGAAGAATAAACTGGAGAATAAAATGGAGGGGGCGGGGCTAAAGAAGTCACCAATAGGTATTCTACTGGATGCACTGGGCCAGCAGGAAGAGAGTCTGCAAAAGATCCAAGAATTCCTGGAAGGAAAACTAAAGGAAGGATGA